The following are encoded in a window of Longimicrobium sp. genomic DNA:
- a CDS encoding vitamin B12-dependent ribonucleotide reductase, with protein sequence MTPPSAAPTAPGIDLPLADLSDNARIVLAKRYLRKDDNGKPVEEPEEMFWRVAHTIASADARYGAGTEQVNALAREFYLLMTRRLFEPNSPTLMNAGRPLGQLSACFVLPVDDSLSNGQSGVYDTLRSMAMVHQSGGGTGFSFSRIRPTGDIVRSTTGVASGPISFMSLYDASTEVVKQGGTRRGANMGILRVDHPNVEEFIDCKQDITKITNFNISVAITDAFMRAVDKGEEYDLVNPRTGELAGKKDARQIFDKIVQNAWRTGEPGVFFIDRANFYNPVPHLGAYEATNPCGEQPLLPYDVCNLGSVNVGAFVRDDVPATADWYERIDWKEYRRVTRLATHFLDNVIDANQYPLPEITDLANRIRRIGLGVMGFADLLVRLGIPYNSPDGVEVGRRVMEFLDEESKKASETLAEKRGAFPEWEKSIWGPDETAARAPNGERIRPVRKLRNCNVTTVAPTGTISIFAGCSSGIEPLFAVAFMRNQAGSLMPDVNEDFVKAAKDGGWYSAELMERIAREGHIHFAEVPESVQRAFSTAHDITPEWHVRMQAAFQEHCDSAISKTTNFPNEATVEDVRKIYELAFALGTKGVTVYRDGSRDGQVLSTGATKTPAQQAEEVAKAAEIGAKAAEQAERIAKLEREMARLRGELSQAEQVATQARRHKRKRPNVLKGTTRKMNSPLGDVFVTINEDREGHEFEVFATLGKAGSVAMADVEAIGRLISLALRFGIPVTDVYSQLRGISSDRAVGFGENKVLSVPDAIAQALGLHQREKAGIQQELIPEVVGGATEVVTLPETLEQPQLSLMNYASEAETFMGTCPDCSSQLEFAEGCKKCHACGYSECG encoded by the coding sequence ATGACCCCTCCCTCCGCCGCCCCCACCGCCCCGGGCATCGACCTGCCCCTCGCCGACCTGTCCGACAACGCGCGCATCGTCCTGGCCAAGCGCTACCTGCGCAAGGACGACAACGGCAAGCCCGTCGAGGAGCCGGAGGAGATGTTCTGGCGCGTGGCGCACACCATCGCCAGCGCCGACGCCCGCTACGGCGCCGGCACCGAGCAGGTGAACGCGCTCGCCCGCGAGTTCTACCTGCTGATGACGCGCCGCCTGTTCGAGCCCAACTCGCCCACGCTCATGAACGCCGGCCGCCCGCTCGGCCAGCTGAGCGCCTGCTTCGTGCTGCCCGTGGACGATTCGCTCAGCAACGGCCAGAGCGGCGTGTACGACACCCTGCGCTCCATGGCCATGGTGCACCAGTCCGGCGGCGGCACCGGCTTCTCGTTCAGCCGCATCCGCCCCACGGGCGACATCGTCCGCAGCACCACGGGCGTGGCCAGCGGGCCCATCAGCTTCATGTCGCTGTACGATGCGTCCACCGAGGTGGTGAAGCAGGGCGGCACGCGCCGCGGCGCCAACATGGGCATCCTGCGCGTGGACCATCCCAACGTCGAAGAGTTCATCGACTGCAAGCAGGACATCACCAAGATCACCAACTTCAACATCTCCGTCGCCATCACCGACGCCTTCATGCGCGCGGTGGACAAGGGCGAGGAGTACGACCTGGTGAACCCGCGCACGGGCGAGCTCGCCGGCAAGAAGGACGCGCGGCAGATCTTCGACAAGATCGTCCAGAATGCGTGGCGCACCGGCGAGCCGGGGGTGTTCTTCATCGACCGGGCGAACTTCTACAACCCGGTGCCGCACCTGGGCGCGTACGAGGCCACCAACCCCTGCGGCGAGCAGCCCCTGCTGCCGTACGACGTGTGCAACCTGGGCTCGGTGAACGTGGGCGCCTTCGTGCGCGACGACGTGCCCGCCACCGCCGACTGGTACGAGCGCATCGACTGGAAGGAGTATCGCCGGGTGACGCGCCTGGCCACGCACTTCCTGGACAACGTCATCGACGCCAACCAGTACCCGCTGCCCGAAATCACCGACCTGGCCAACCGCATCCGCCGCATCGGGCTGGGCGTCATGGGCTTCGCCGACCTGCTGGTGCGCCTGGGCATCCCCTACAACAGCCCCGACGGCGTGGAAGTGGGCCGGCGGGTGATGGAGTTCCTGGACGAGGAGAGCAAGAAGGCGTCTGAGACGCTGGCCGAAAAGCGCGGCGCCTTCCCCGAGTGGGAAAAGAGCATCTGGGGGCCGGACGAGACGGCCGCGCGCGCGCCCAACGGCGAGCGCATCCGCCCCGTGCGCAAGCTGCGCAACTGCAACGTGACGACGGTGGCGCCCACGGGCACCATCTCCATCTTCGCCGGCTGCTCGTCGGGCATCGAGCCGCTGTTCGCCGTGGCCTTCATGCGCAACCAGGCCGGCTCGCTGATGCCCGACGTCAACGAGGATTTCGTCAAGGCGGCCAAGGACGGCGGCTGGTACAGCGCCGAGCTGATGGAGCGCATCGCCCGCGAGGGGCACATCCACTTCGCCGAGGTGCCCGAGTCGGTGCAGCGCGCGTTCTCCACCGCGCACGACATCACCCCCGAGTGGCACGTGCGGATGCAGGCGGCCTTCCAGGAGCACTGCGACAGCGCCATCAGCAAGACGACCAACTTCCCCAACGAGGCCACGGTCGAGGACGTCCGCAAGATCTACGAGCTGGCGTTCGCGCTGGGCACCAAGGGCGTGACGGTGTACCGCGACGGCTCCCGCGACGGGCAGGTGCTGTCGACGGGCGCCACGAAGACGCCGGCGCAGCAGGCCGAGGAAGTGGCCAAGGCGGCCGAGATCGGCGCGAAGGCGGCGGAGCAGGCCGAGCGCATCGCCAAGCTGGAGCGCGAGATGGCGCGCCTGCGCGGCGAGCTGAGCCAGGCCGAGCAGGTGGCCACCCAGGCGCGCCGGCACAAGCGCAAGCGGCCCAACGTGCTCAAGGGCACCACGCGCAAGATGAACTCGCCGCTGGGCGACGTGTTCGTCACCATCAACGAGGACCGCGAGGGGCACGAGTTCGAGGTGTTCGCCACGCTGGGCAAGGCGGGCTCGGTCGCCATGGCCGACGTGGAGGCCATCGGCCGGCTGATCTCGCTGGCGCTGCGCTTCGGCATCCCCGTGACGGACGTGTACAGCCAGCTCCGCGGCATCAGCTCCGACCGCGCGGTGGGCTTCGGCGAGAACAAGGTGCTCTCGGTGCCCGATGCCATCGCCCAGGCGCTGGGGCTTCACCAGCGCGAAAAGGCGGGGATCCAGCAGGAGTTGATTCCCGAGGTGGTGGGCGGGGCCACGGAGGTGGTGACGCTTCCCGAGACGCTGGAGCAGCCGCAGCTGTCGCTGATGAACTACGCGTCCGAGGCCGAGACCTTCATGGGCACCTGCCCCGACTGCAGCAGCCAGCTGGAGTTCGCCGAAGGCTGCAAGAAGTGCCACGCCTGCGGCTACTCGGAGTGCGGGTGA
- a CDS encoding DMP19 family protein, whose product MALFRKNEPFQGLLAPEIWVTPAELRSRHPDTMLFAVVGFCSWCMGEAWLIREEVQPDAWLIFDTSTYISEVRNGGHGQYAGNTGMRPEVLDAVEAGLERLGMSELHAIFRRFRDALDADPALKRKTMEGYGFGDIPDVINDLDDAFYKSEDPKRFYPRAESWLKEAPTVVALTPRQIRARQAAIVASNKRLHQRRAAALRRSRPSPREVVVGAVLRLWDLTGLQRPGEDVLDYARRQIAGRPNWGREVTEALAALVPPFYPAVQDGDHEKVDEILSAYREIHARFRIEKTSRWPGDIRFYANRLQYAGERLGRVDLLERAAEAWNHAIVAGPSDYDYDPGGAWRSLGQTRVELGRLDERHVPAVRNAFDAFDSAIEIDLNDPRRSATSGYPAADLLSRAEAHLVLATKQDRAGHLQAARKAIAEACPLMRRSARGQLRAVHAELLTLLPPADVPARDRARAVKRLDKEIAWELEEDGGPRANPMRLKRLRRMRAALAGDPEPPD is encoded by the coding sequence GTGGCGCTTTTTCGCAAAAACGAACCTTTCCAGGGCCTCCTGGCGCCCGAGATCTGGGTCACCCCGGCGGAGCTCCGTTCCCGACACCCCGACACCATGCTCTTCGCGGTAGTCGGCTTTTGCAGCTGGTGCATGGGCGAGGCGTGGCTGATCAGGGAGGAGGTTCAGCCCGATGCGTGGCTGATCTTCGATACGAGCACCTACATTTCGGAGGTCAGAAACGGCGGGCACGGCCAGTACGCTGGCAATACCGGGATGAGGCCGGAGGTGCTGGACGCGGTTGAGGCGGGGCTCGAAAGGCTGGGCATGAGCGAGCTTCACGCCATCTTCCGGCGGTTCAGGGACGCTCTCGACGCCGATCCGGCCCTGAAGCGGAAGACCATGGAGGGCTATGGGTTCGGCGACATCCCGGATGTGATCAACGATCTCGACGACGCCTTTTACAAGTCGGAGGATCCGAAGCGGTTTTACCCCCGGGCGGAGAGCTGGCTGAAGGAGGCGCCCACCGTCGTTGCGCTTACCCCGCGCCAGATCCGGGCTCGGCAGGCGGCGATCGTGGCAAGCAACAAGCGGCTGCACCAGCGCCGCGCCGCGGCGTTGCGGCGATCGCGGCCATCGCCCCGGGAGGTCGTGGTCGGCGCCGTCCTTCGGCTGTGGGACCTGACCGGCCTCCAGCGGCCCGGCGAAGACGTGCTGGATTACGCCAGGCGCCAGATCGCAGGGCGGCCGAATTGGGGGCGGGAGGTCACCGAGGCACTGGCGGCGCTGGTGCCGCCGTTCTATCCGGCGGTCCAGGACGGGGATCATGAAAAGGTGGACGAGATCCTCTCTGCCTATCGTGAGATCCACGCGCGCTTTCGGATCGAAAAGACGTCCCGATGGCCCGGCGACATCCGGTTCTACGCCAACCGGCTGCAATATGCCGGCGAGCGGCTCGGCCGGGTGGACCTGCTCGAGCGGGCGGCCGAAGCCTGGAACCACGCCATCGTGGCCGGACCGTCGGACTACGATTACGACCCGGGCGGAGCCTGGCGCTCGCTGGGCCAGACGCGGGTCGAGCTCGGGCGGCTCGACGAGCGGCACGTGCCCGCCGTCCGGAACGCGTTCGATGCGTTCGATAGCGCCATCGAGATCGACTTGAACGATCCGAGGAGAAGCGCAACCTCCGGCTATCCGGCGGCCGACCTGTTGAGCCGGGCGGAGGCGCATCTCGTCCTTGCGACGAAGCAGGACCGTGCCGGGCATCTCCAGGCCGCCAGGAAGGCGATCGCCGAGGCTTGCCCGCTGATGCGGCGTTCGGCGCGCGGCCAGCTGAGGGCGGTCCATGCCGAGCTGCTGACGCTGCTGCCGCCGGCCGACGTCCCCGCCCGCGACCGAGCTCGCGCCGTCAAGCGCCTCGACAAAGAGATCGCCTGGGAGCTGGAGGAGGACGGCGGCCCCCGCGCCAATCCGATGCGCCTCAAGCGCCTCCGCCGGATGCGCGCGGCGCTCGCGGGCGATCCCGAACCGCCGGACTGA
- a CDS encoding KTSC domain-containing protein — protein sequence MNYVAVTSSNIAAIGYDEHRGVLGVRFRAGREYWYSGVSRSVYQSFLGAGSKGRYFETFVKRLYGCVRVG from the coding sequence ATGAACTACGTTGCCGTGACCTCGTCGAACATCGCGGCGATTGGGTACGATGAGCACCGCGGGGTGTTGGGAGTGAGATTCAGAGCGGGGCGCGAGTACTGGTATTCGGGCGTTTCGCGCTCTGTTTACCAAAGTTTCCTGGGCGCCGGTTCGAAAGGGCGTTATTTCGAGACGTTCGTTAAACGGCTATATGGTTGCGTCAGAGTGGGATAG
- a CDS encoding TIR domain-containing protein: MLSRFEGPAGFARLVDALRRQRLVHSDTAIAEQFARTGTLRFFAAGAHVVSEDGDDNSVFFLLTGAGSIRVRGREVALRRAGEHVGEMAAIDPAAPRSASVIAVEPTVALELSDVQFLHVADANPRVWHAVATTLAERLRERDQYVRPRRGPSGLFIGCSVEALPIARAVQVELDHDPVIVTTWTNAVFGASQTALDSLEAQLVQTDFAVVVLSPDDTISSRGRRRAGPRDNVIFELGLFAGALGRGRTFMLIERGADLKLPSDLVGITPITYKPGGSDTLSARIAPACEEIRRAILSLGPR; this comes from the coding sequence ATGCTATCTCGTTTTGAAGGTCCTGCGGGTTTTGCCCGTCTGGTGGATGCCCTCCGCCGTCAGCGACTCGTGCACAGTGACACTGCCATCGCTGAGCAGTTCGCCCGGACGGGTACGCTACGCTTCTTTGCCGCTGGGGCCCATGTCGTCTCCGAGGATGGTGACGACAACTCCGTGTTCTTTCTCCTCACGGGCGCGGGGTCCATACGGGTTCGCGGACGCGAGGTCGCCCTCCGGCGGGCAGGCGAGCACGTGGGTGAGATGGCTGCGATCGATCCCGCGGCACCGCGGTCTGCATCGGTAATTGCGGTTGAGCCGACTGTTGCCTTGGAGCTAAGTGACGTGCAGTTCCTGCACGTCGCGGATGCGAACCCGAGAGTATGGCATGCGGTGGCGACTACGCTCGCTGAACGGCTGCGCGAGAGAGATCAATACGTTCGGCCACGGAGAGGGCCCTCCGGTCTGTTTATTGGATGCTCCGTGGAGGCTCTTCCCATTGCGCGGGCCGTGCAGGTAGAACTGGACCATGACCCAGTCATCGTAACAACCTGGACAAATGCGGTGTTTGGGGCGTCCCAAACAGCCTTGGACTCACTTGAGGCGCAATTGGTTCAAACCGACTTTGCCGTCGTAGTCCTGTCTCCGGACGATACGATCTCGAGTCGTGGCCGTCGCCGTGCTGGTCCTCGCGACAACGTGATCTTCGAACTCGGCTTATTCGCCGGAGCCTTGGGCCGTGGTAGGACGTTTATGCTGATCGAGCGCGGTGCTGATCTGAAGCTTCCGTCTGATCTTGTTGGGATTACACCAATTACCTACAAACCGGGCGGTTCGGATACACTATCCGCTCGGATTGCCCCGGCCTGCGAGGAAATCAGGCGGGCAATCCTGTCACTCGGACCCCGTTGA
- a CDS encoding adenylate/guanylate cyclase domain-containing protein has product MPLHEDLASTVAQTFKSQWSVRNGTTVPIPERLALGNDAVQLEATVLYADLSDSTGLVDSYEPQFAAEVYKTYLHCAAKIIKERGGEITAYDGDRIMAVFLGERKNSSAAWAAFQINYARLHIIMPALTAQYPKATYELRHTIGIDTSSLFVAREGVRGANDLVWVGKAANHAAKLCSLSSDTPLWITGDVYARLRDDLKTTNGQSMWEKRRWTQMSDRTVYCSTWWWKV; this is encoded by the coding sequence ATGCCGCTTCACGAAGATCTTGCCTCAACCGTAGCGCAGACGTTCAAGTCTCAATGGAGCGTGCGAAATGGTACCACCGTGCCCATTCCCGAGCGGCTCGCTCTTGGCAATGACGCGGTGCAACTCGAAGCAACTGTGCTTTACGCGGATTTGTCGGATTCAACCGGGTTGGTTGATTCCTATGAGCCGCAGTTTGCGGCAGAAGTTTACAAGACATATCTGCACTGCGCCGCGAAAATCATTAAGGAACGGGGAGGGGAGATCACCGCCTACGATGGTGATCGCATCATGGCGGTTTTCTTGGGAGAGCGTAAGAATTCTTCGGCAGCGTGGGCAGCCTTCCAAATCAATTATGCGCGGCTCCATATCATTATGCCCGCGCTAACAGCGCAATATCCTAAAGCCACTTACGAACTGCGTCACACGATCGGGATTGACACAAGTTCTTTGTTTGTGGCTCGTGAGGGTGTCCGTGGCGCTAATGATCTCGTGTGGGTTGGGAAAGCCGCAAACCATGCGGCAAAACTATGCTCATTGTCGTCGGACACGCCTCTCTGGATCACCGGTGATGTCTACGCAAGACTCAGGGACGACCTGAAAACTACCAACGGCCAATCCATGTGGGAGAAGCGACGGTGGACACAGATGAGCGACAGGACAGTCTATTGCTCGACATGGTGGTGGAAGGTTTAG
- a CDS encoding Ig-like domain-containing protein, producing the protein MRVAPDTAYVRINTAQRLEATALGRRGPVRKAPLTWTSADSTIASVSAEGVVTARKYGVTTVTAAAGAVSGSATVWVTGTPGAHIASGDAVEDTIGAILLAPLVVEVRDSLGVAMVGREVVFSAVPGSASYPREPMTIGLVPAGGFGLAQRVVTDAEGRAAARVRMATQAGPAAITVRVDGTVYAGTAHYAVRPGAPARVRLAPRDTVFFAGRQVALRTSVMDRMGHPIAAPVAYSAAGGAVTVNAATGVVTSSAFGTSFVVARAGQGVDSVRVSAAPEGALVAATPDGIVLMNFDGTGRRVLGPGTHPAWAPSGDAVVYTGSTGRLVTQGLSGAPAPLASLVVGAWPQYSRDGTWIYYQDYGPMRARADGGRFEGFGPGSGSGHPSPSPDGSKVVHYQESGLGANIRIFDLVTKQHSPVLAAGHAPTWSPTGDLIAFNEVRPELPDALRLGGLMVIRPDGTGLRRIAPTQGYYYFSPRWSPDGRWVIASGRSAVHLVHVETGMIIPLPFFDYVYGVDWRPGPLLP; encoded by the coding sequence GTGCGGGTTGCCCCCGACACCGCCTACGTGCGGATCAACACCGCGCAGCGGCTGGAGGCGACCGCCCTGGGCAGGCGCGGCCCGGTACGGAAGGCCCCGCTCACCTGGACGAGCGCCGACAGCACCATCGCCAGTGTTTCGGCGGAGGGAGTGGTGACGGCCAGGAAGTACGGAGTGACGACGGTTACGGCGGCGGCGGGTGCGGTTTCGGGAAGCGCAACGGTGTGGGTAACCGGCACCCCGGGTGCGCACATCGCTTCGGGCGACGCAGTCGAGGACACGATCGGCGCCATCCTGCTGGCACCGCTGGTGGTGGAAGTGCGCGACTCGTTGGGAGTGGCCATGGTGGGCCGGGAGGTCGTCTTTTCCGCGGTCCCCGGCTCCGCCTCGTACCCCCGCGAACCGATGACGATCGGGCTCGTTCCCGCGGGCGGTTTCGGCCTCGCGCAGCGGGTCGTGACCGACGCCGAGGGACGGGCGGCCGCGCGGGTGCGGATGGCCACGCAAGCCGGACCCGCGGCCATCACGGTCCGGGTAGACGGCACCGTCTACGCCGGTACCGCGCACTACGCGGTTCGGCCCGGTGCTCCCGCCCGCGTGCGGCTTGCGCCGCGCGATACGGTGTTCTTCGCCGGGCGCCAGGTGGCGCTGCGCACCTCGGTGATGGACCGCATGGGACATCCCATCGCGGCGCCGGTGGCGTACTCCGCCGCCGGGGGGGCAGTCACCGTGAACGCGGCTACCGGCGTGGTCACCTCCAGCGCGTTCGGAACGTCGTTCGTCGTGGCCCGCGCGGGCCAGGGCGTCGACAGCGTTCGCGTGTCGGCAGCGCCCGAGGGCGCGCTGGTAGCCGCCACCCCGGACGGAATCGTACTGATGAACTTCGACGGCACGGGACGCCGGGTGCTCGGCCCCGGAACGCATCCGGCGTGGGCGCCGTCGGGCGACGCCGTGGTGTACACCGGGAGCACCGGGCGGCTGGTGACCCAGGGCCTTTCCGGGGCACCGGCTCCGCTCGCCAGCCTCGTGGTGGGGGCCTGGCCACAGTACAGCCGCGACGGCACCTGGATCTACTACCAGGACTACGGCCCGATGCGCGCCCGCGCCGATGGCGGGCGATTCGAGGGGTTCGGGCCTGGGAGCGGCTCCGGCCACCCGTCTCCCTCACCCGACGGATCGAAGGTCGTTCACTACCAGGAATCCGGGCTGGGGGCGAACATCCGCATCTTCGACCTGGTTACGAAGCAGCACTCGCCCGTGCTGGCCGCGGGCCACGCCCCCACGTGGTCACCCACGGGCGACCTGATCGCGTTCAACGAGGTGCGCCCGGAACTGCCCGACGCTCTCCGGTTGGGGGGGCTGATGGTGATCCGGCCCGATGGCACGGGGCTGCGCCGCATCGCGCCCACGCAGGGGTACTACTACTTCTCGCCGCGCTGGTCGCCGGATGGCCGGTGGGTGATCGCCAGCGGCCGTTCCGCGGTGCACCTGGTGCACGTGGAGACCGGGATGATCATCCCCCTGCCGTTCTTTGACTACGTATACGGGGTGGACTGGCGGCCGGGGCCGCTGCTGCCGTGA
- a CDS encoding MBL fold metallo-hydrolase has translation MRRPLLWLVFGASSVAVAGCALVLRPSHAIGDYKDYLINDIRPIRNGTIRVTFLGTSTLLLEDDSTKLLIDGFISRPPLRHVLIRGLRTNTAVVDTVLNRLGARRVDALFTVHSHYDHALDAAYIARTRHALLYGSESTRMVGLGGRVDPGRIKVFVEGEPATVGEFRVTPFRSTHSTQSWPVSFLGQITDPLRQPAHVSQYREGGSFDLLIQHRNHTILIKPSPFLDSLPTGLRADVVFLGIGTLGKRDTNFKHAYYERWVRGVGARHVIPIHWDDFFAPLSDDLPAAPWVVDTKPRAAFDYLIGCTQKDRIGFQILQGFGSILLFSPDGPPTRPPARPPVLHPRCPRG, from the coding sequence ATGCGAAGACCCCTGCTCTGGCTTGTCTTTGGTGCCTCGTCTGTTGCCGTCGCGGGATGCGCGTTGGTGCTGCGACCCTCCCACGCGATCGGGGATTACAAAGATTATCTCATCAACGATATACGACCTATCAGGAATGGAACGATCAGGGTCACGTTCCTTGGGACCTCGACCCTGCTCCTGGAGGACGACAGCACGAAGCTCCTGATAGACGGATTTATCAGCCGGCCACCCCTGCGGCATGTACTCATCCGCGGCCTCAGGACCAACACCGCGGTTGTTGACACTGTCTTGAACCGGCTGGGAGCGCGCCGCGTTGACGCCCTGTTCACGGTGCATTCGCACTACGATCACGCGCTCGACGCAGCGTACATCGCCAGGACCAGACATGCGCTACTGTACGGATCCGAGTCTACGAGAATGGTGGGCTTGGGGGGGAGAGTAGATCCTGGGAGAATCAAAGTATTCGTAGAGGGGGAGCCGGCAACGGTAGGTGAGTTCCGGGTCACGCCTTTCCGCTCCACTCATTCCACGCAAAGCTGGCCGGTCAGTTTTCTCGGCCAAATCACTGACCCGCTTCGGCAGCCGGCGCATGTGTCGCAGTACCGGGAGGGCGGCTCGTTCGACCTGCTCATCCAGCACCGGAATCACACGATCCTAATAAAGCCGAGTCCGTTCCTGGATAGCCTGCCAACGGGTCTGAGAGCCGATGTCGTCTTTCTCGGCATCGGGACACTGGGAAAGCGCGATACCAACTTCAAGCATGCCTACTACGAGCGATGGGTACGCGGAGTAGGAGCCAGACACGTGATCCCGATCCACTGGGACGATTTCTTTGCCCCGCTCTCGGACGACTTGCCTGCGGCACCGTGGGTCGTTGACACCAAACCACGGGCCGCGTTCGATTACCTCATCGGCTGCACGCAAAAAGACAGAATTGGGTTCCAGATCCTGCAGGGCTTTGGGAGCATTCTTCTCTTTTCACCTGACGGGCCGCCGACCCGGCCCCCGGCGCGCCCGCCCGTTCTCCACCCCCGGTGCCCGCGTGGATGA